The genome window ATCGGTGACCGGTCGCGATGCACTCGACGCGCTGCCCGAAGGGCTCGGCGACGCCGTACGGACCACCGCCGAGGAGATCGCAGCGCTGTTGCGCGGAGTTGCCGACACAAGCGTTCCGGTACCCGGCTCGGAGTGGACGGTGGGGGAGGCCGCAGCACATCTGGCGCAGGCCAACGAGCTGATGGCCGACCTCGCGGCCGGGCAGGAACGCCGCTACGGGGACGGTACGCCGCAGAGTCTGGCCGCGGCCAATGAGCGTGCGCTCGCCGGGTTCGAGGAGCGGGCCGCCGAGCCGCTCGCCGGGATGATCGTGGCGCACGCGGACGCCTACCTCGCGGCCATGGACAGCACCGCGGCCGGGAGCGTGGTCACCCCGCTGGGGCCGATGAGCCGGGTGGTGCTGGGCTCGTACCTGCTGACGCACATGCTCGGGCACGGCTACGACCTCGCCCGTGCGCTGGGGCGCCGTCACATGATCGACCGCGAACGCGTCGCACTCTCCCTGCCGTTCCTGATGACGGCCATGCCCAGGGTCACCGATGCCGCGGCCACCGCACGGCTCACCGCCGGGTACACGATCCGCCTGCGGGGCGGCGCCCGATTCGGTGTCACATTCACCGACGGCGCCGCAACCGTCACTCCTCGACCGCCGGCCCGCGCGGACTGCACCATCCTCATCGAGCCGGTCACCTTCTTCCTGATGGCGCTCGGCCGCACCGACCCCTACGGCGCCATCGCCCGGGGCAAGGTGTTCGCCCGGGGTCGCAAACCCTGGCTCGCCCTCCGATTCCCGGGGCTGTTCAAGGCCCCCTGATCCCTAAGCCGGGGTCCCGTGGGACTCCATGAGCTCCTGGTGGGCCGCCCTCACGTCCGGGGCGAGCACGGTGACGATCTCCTCCCTGGTGGGCGTCGTCCCGCCCGCGTGTTCGGCGTACAGCCGCAGATCCCGTTGCGCGGCGGCCTTCTGGCAGAGCTCCCGGGCGAAGCGGGCATTGCCCAGCGTGTCGGCCATGCCTTCGGCCACGGCCGCGGCGAAGAAGTCGCCGAGTGCGGCTGCGGCTTCCTCGTCGGGTTCGTCGCCCTGACCGGACAGGACGGAACGGGCGATCAGGAGCAGCTCCTGCGCGGAGTACGAGGGGAAGTCGACGCGGGTGTTGAACCGGGACACCAGACCCGGGTTGGCGGCGAGCAGACCGGTCATCTCCTCGCGATATCCGGCGAGGACGACCACGAGCCGGTCCCGGTCGTCCTCGGCCCGCTTCAGGAGCACCTGGAGCGCCTCGTCGCCGAACGCGTCGACACCGCTGTACCCGCTGTTGGACAGGGCGTACGCCTCGTCGATGAACAGCACACCGTTCAGGGCGGAGTCGATGACCTTGCTGGTCTTGATGGCGGTGGAACCGAGGTGCTGCCCGACGAGGTCGACGCGCTGGGCCTCGATGACATGGCCGGAACTCAGCAGCCCCAGACCGGCGAAGACCTTGCCGATGATGCGGGCGACGGTGGTCTTCCCGGTGCCGGGCGGTCCCGCGAAGACGAAGTGCCGGGGCCGGGCGCCGCTGGGCAGCCCCTGTTCCTCCCGGAGCGCCGCCATGCGCAGCTGAGCGATCAGGGTGAGGACCTGCCGCTTCACCGGCTCCAGACCGATCATGCCGTCCAGCGCTTCCTGGGCCTCCGCGAGCAGGCGCGCCATCTCCTCCCGCGACAGCCCGTCCCCGTCGCCCTCCTGAGGACCGGAAGCGGCCTCGGGGGCCGTGGGTGCGGAGGCGGGCGCGGCCGTGCGGACCTCCGGGGTCCCCGCAGGGGACGGGGCGGAAGGGGCGGGGGAGGGCGTGGAAGGCGTCCCGGCCACGGACGAAGCCGTCGGAGCCGTGGAACGCGCCTGAGCCCGTACATCCACGTCGAAGAGGCCCGGCGCACACCGGAACGCGTACTGGTACCGCTTCAGCGCCTCCTCCGAACGGCCCAGCGACTCCAGGGAGCGACCCATGAAGTATTTGACCTCGGCGTC of Streptomyces sp. NBC_01363 contains these proteins:
- a CDS encoding AAA family ATPase; translation: MQGAAARRGSAKKAEQAWQQAMALLQQGDEAAAAERFSLATAHDPLAADAWLGLHATGQRQKEALDGMVRSAGSFGALRSKFGMPLRSRFQLGHYVTFRLESTRDLWVAAMTSLLDAGKLEEAWAGLSTAQLDCDETRFVCTQYAFLKEDWSLVLRFAPGIRDAFLHDEAQLYVGAALFAQGVCHEALNVLAELPKKLESGNRFDAEVKYFMGRSLESLGRSEEALKRYQYAFRCAPGLFDVDVRAQARSTAPTASSVAGTPSTPSPAPSAPSPAGTPEVRTAAPASAPTAPEAASGPQEGDGDGLSREEMARLLAEAQEALDGMIGLEPVKRQVLTLIAQLRMAALREEQGLPSGARPRHFVFAGPPGTGKTTVARIIGKVFAGLGLLSSGHVIEAQRVDLVGQHLGSTAIKTSKVIDSALNGVLFIDEAYALSNSGYSGVDAFGDEALQVLLKRAEDDRDRLVVVLAGYREEMTGLLAANPGLVSRFNTRVDFPSYSAQELLLIARSVLSGQGDEPDEEAAAALGDFFAAAVAEGMADTLGNARFARELCQKAAAQRDLRLYAEHAGGTTPTREEIVTVLAPDVRAAHQELMESHGTPA
- a CDS encoding maleylpyruvate isomerase family mycothiol-dependent enzyme, whose protein sequence is MESVTGRDALDALPEGLGDAVRTTAEEIAALLRGVADTSVPVPGSEWTVGEAAAHLAQANELMADLAAGQERRYGDGTPQSLAAANERALAGFEERAAEPLAGMIVAHADAYLAAMDSTAAGSVVTPLGPMSRVVLGSYLLTHMLGHGYDLARALGRRHMIDRERVALSLPFLMTAMPRVTDAAATARLTAGYTIRLRGGARFGVTFTDGAATVTPRPPARADCTILIEPVTFFLMALGRTDPYGAIARGKVFARGRKPWLALRFPGLFKAP